In Eriocheir sinensis breed Jianghai 21 chromosome 30, ASM2467909v1, whole genome shotgun sequence, the following are encoded in one genomic region:
- the LOC127005507 gene encoding transcription factor Sp5-like isoform X1 yields MAGVASLNATSTLPQHGGVYPGASQMSQWAGMGGGGYGLGASAGFPSLYPLHEFAFSPSSTTYPHPMTLGAGLGPQQGLGAYGGAQQQHYHYQFQQHQQQQQQLQQQQQQQQQQQQQHHQPELAQPDQQPPQQPEQPQQQPPPLVDGAPPAVSPPAEAPKAEGVEADRSSRLGPGGMGPPPPYPGQFPGAGGDMARGAALLHHQSQIAAALLRTQNAVSIRRCRRCRCPNCLDMSQDGVSANKKKLHVCHVPGCSKVYSKTSHLKAHLRWHAGDRPFRCHWLFCPKAFTRSDELQRHFRTHTGEKRFHCQVCQKRFMRSDHLHKHIRTHETSKIRSASSTGAPSPSDLDADAEDDLDDDEEEGEDASEEQPSSEELPSLMTNTSSADSTSPQPAPPQADQQVPNPYAHRLYDILVNRNCL; encoded by the exons ATGGCCGGCGTGGCGTCCCTCAACGCTACATCGACCTTGCCTCAG CACGGTGGTGTGTATCCGGGGGCCTCGCAGATGTCGCAGTGGGCGGGTATGGGCGGCGGCGGTTACGGGCTGGGGGCGTCCGCGGGCTTCCCGTCCCTGTACCCCCTGCACGAGTTTGccttctcgccctcctccacGACCTACCCGCACCCCATGACGCTGGGCGCGGGTCTGGGCCCACAGCAAGGCCTCGGTGCCTACGGCGGAGCGCAGCAACAGCACTACCATTACCAGTTCcagcagcatcaacaacaacagcaacaactgcagcagcagcagcagcagcaacaacaacagcagcagcaacatcaccAACCGGAACTTGCACAACCAGACCAGCAGCCGCCACAACAACCAGAACAGCCACAGCAGCAGCCGCCGCCCCTCGTGGATGGAGCGCCACCAGCCGTGTCGCCACCGGCAGAGGCACCCAAAGCAGAAGGTGTCGAGGCAGACAGAAGCTCACGGTTGGGTCCGGGAGGTATGGGGCCGCCCCCGCCATACCCGGGGCAGTTCCCTGGGGCGGGGGGCGACATGGCTCGCGGCGCAGCGCTGCTGCACCACCAGAGCCAGATCGCCGCTGCGCTGCTCAGGACGCAGAACGCCGTCAGCATCCGGCggtgccgccgctgccgctgcccgAACTGCCTGGATATGTCACAGGACGGGGTGTCGGCGAACAAGAAAAAATTGCACGTCTGTCACGTGCCGGGCTGCTCCAAGGTGTACAGCAAGACCTCACACCTGAAGGCGCACCTGCGCTGGCACGCGGGCGACAGGCCCTTCAGGTGTCACTGGCTGTTCTGCCCCAAGGCCTTCACGCGCTCCGACGAGCTGCAGAGACACTTCCGCACCCACACGGGGGAGAAGCGCTTCCACTGCCAAGTGTGCCAGAAGCGGTTCATGCGCTCCGACCACCTCCACAAACACATCCGCACCCACGAGACTTCCAAGATCCGCTCCGCCTCCTCCACAGGGGCGCCCTCCCCCTCAGACCTAGACGCTGACGCCGAGGATGACCTcgacgacgatgaggaggagggcgaggacgcGTCGGAGGAGCAGCCTTCATCGGAGGAGCTGCCTTCACTGATGACTAACACCTCCTCGGCAGACTCCACGTCCCCGCAGCCTGCCCCGCCCCAGGCTGACCAGCAGGTGCCCAACCCCTACGCCCACCGCCTCTACGACATCCTCGTCAACAGGAATTGCCTCTGA
- the LOC127005507 gene encoding transcription factor Sp5-like isoform X2 — translation MSQWAGMGGGGYGLGASAGFPSLYPLHEFAFSPSSTTYPHPMTLGAGLGPQQGLGAYGGAQQQHYHYQFQQHQQQQQQLQQQQQQQQQQQQQHHQPELAQPDQQPPQQPEQPQQQPPPLVDGAPPAVSPPAEAPKAEGVEADRSSRLGPGGMGPPPPYPGQFPGAGGDMARGAALLHHQSQIAAALLRTQNAVSIRRCRRCRCPNCLDMSQDGVSANKKKLHVCHVPGCSKVYSKTSHLKAHLRWHAGDRPFRCHWLFCPKAFTRSDELQRHFRTHTGEKRFHCQVCQKRFMRSDHLHKHIRTHETSKIRSASSTGAPSPSDLDADAEDDLDDDEEEGEDASEEQPSSEELPSLMTNTSSADSTSPQPAPPQADQQVPNPYAHRLYDILVNRNCL, via the coding sequence ATGTCGCAGTGGGCGGGTATGGGCGGCGGCGGTTACGGGCTGGGGGCGTCCGCGGGCTTCCCGTCCCTGTACCCCCTGCACGAGTTTGccttctcgccctcctccacGACCTACCCGCACCCCATGACGCTGGGCGCGGGTCTGGGCCCACAGCAAGGCCTCGGTGCCTACGGCGGAGCGCAGCAACAGCACTACCATTACCAGTTCcagcagcatcaacaacaacagcaacaactgcagcagcagcagcagcagcaacaacaacagcagcagcaacatcaccAACCGGAACTTGCACAACCAGACCAGCAGCCGCCACAACAACCAGAACAGCCACAGCAGCAGCCGCCGCCCCTCGTGGATGGAGCGCCACCAGCCGTGTCGCCACCGGCAGAGGCACCCAAAGCAGAAGGTGTCGAGGCAGACAGAAGCTCACGGTTGGGTCCGGGAGGTATGGGGCCGCCCCCGCCATACCCGGGGCAGTTCCCTGGGGCGGGGGGCGACATGGCTCGCGGCGCAGCGCTGCTGCACCACCAGAGCCAGATCGCCGCTGCGCTGCTCAGGACGCAGAACGCCGTCAGCATCCGGCggtgccgccgctgccgctgcccgAACTGCCTGGATATGTCACAGGACGGGGTGTCGGCGAACAAGAAAAAATTGCACGTCTGTCACGTGCCGGGCTGCTCCAAGGTGTACAGCAAGACCTCACACCTGAAGGCGCACCTGCGCTGGCACGCGGGCGACAGGCCCTTCAGGTGTCACTGGCTGTTCTGCCCCAAGGCCTTCACGCGCTCCGACGAGCTGCAGAGACACTTCCGCACCCACACGGGGGAGAAGCGCTTCCACTGCCAAGTGTGCCAGAAGCGGTTCATGCGCTCCGACCACCTCCACAAACACATCCGCACCCACGAGACTTCCAAGATCCGCTCCGCCTCCTCCACAGGGGCGCCCTCCCCCTCAGACCTAGACGCTGACGCCGAGGATGACCTcgacgacgatgaggaggagggcgaggacgcGTCGGAGGAGCAGCCTTCATCGGAGGAGCTGCCTTCACTGATGACTAACACCTCCTCGGCAGACTCCACGTCCCCGCAGCCTGCCCCGCCCCAGGCTGACCAGCAGGTGCCCAACCCCTACGCCCACCGCCTCTACGACATCCTCGTCAACAGGAATTGCCTCTGA